One window of the Acaryochloris sp. CCMEE 5410 genome contains the following:
- a CDS encoding YqaE/Pmp3 family membrane protein yields MSLLNVALAILLPPVSVFLNEGIGITLVINIALTIVGWIPGSIHAVWILSKRSEKARI; encoded by the coding sequence ATGAGTTTACTCAATGTCGCTCTTGCAATTTTGTTACCCCCTGTAAGTGTTTTCCTAAATGAAGGAATAGGCATCACCTTAGTCATCAATATTGCCTTGACTATAGTGGGTTGGATTCCGGGCTCCATCCATGCGGTATGGATATTATCGAAGCGATCTGAAAAAGCCCGTATTTAG
- a CDS encoding PAS domain S-box protein, translating to MTSDSPLITPPPLSSSDSVNNIQKDLEVISPVVWQAGYQGKVNWLGTQWQVLTGRLPADSLGDAFWESVAEREREYSRQQWQNACDKQQAFSMSTSLCLSSGNLGSAIVQGEPLWDDQKQLVGWVGTVQVTDTATPLQSRLDYSQQFLQAVLDNLSDGIVACDAQGVLTLFNQATQALHGLPLCTIPAEQWADYYDLYEADGKSPLAQHDIPLFRALKGESVLDAEIMIKPKQGIPRTILANGDPIYAKDGQKLGAVVAMQDITQRKRAELELRKSEDRWQLAIQGTGDGLFDWDVVTNEAFMSPQLKQTLGYEDHEVENSFEGWRQLVHPHDLEDVAAALEAHLQNNGSLYRAEYRMRCRDGNIKWILARGQTQWNDDGKPIRMIGSHQDITRQKQAEQQLAQLNQDLESRVKARTAQLAAANRQKELLLTQEQAARQQAEDTKAAIELYEQIIHNIQLGFLVWKAPDLMTIEALELVAANPAAENLLETELQSKIGHRMEVVFPDFVEHNPNVLVSLLEVIEAQQSQTFDHVTLTQPSGEIRIFSLKAFPLPDHCIGVAFENITERKRTEAALSQSEQRYRTVIDSVEEVIFQTDTHGCWTFLNSAWTEITEYEISESLGKSLKKLIPAPTDQLKWQALFDDLVHEAEGLINFKIEILTKAQERRWLEIRAVPFLDMDGCIIGTKGTIHDITELEKSAANLKVQANQLIQLNADLTATTEQLEKRNQELDQFAYVTSHDLKAPLRAIANLSEWIEEDLEDHFTDEARNQMTLLRSRVMRMENLINGLLSYSRAGRLHQPSQKVDVKQLVNEIINSLNIPNSMEVQIDPELPCLMTQELPLLQVFSNLISNAVKHHNQDRGKIKIMFQDQGNHYQFSVKDDGPGIDPQYHQKVFNIFQTLKARDSFESTGIGLAIVKKIVESQGGTITLVSQLGAGSTFHFTWLK from the coding sequence ATGACCTCCGACTCTCCACTCATCACCCCTCCTCCCTTATCATCATCTGACTCCGTTAATAATATTCAGAAAGACTTGGAGGTCATATCTCCAGTGGTTTGGCAAGCAGGTTATCAAGGTAAAGTCAATTGGCTCGGTACTCAATGGCAAGTCCTAACAGGGCGTTTACCTGCTGATAGTTTAGGGGATGCTTTTTGGGAATCAGTAGCGGAGAGGGAGCGGGAATATAGTCGTCAACAATGGCAAAATGCTTGTGATAAGCAGCAAGCATTTTCGATGTCTACCAGTCTATGCTTGAGCAGTGGTAATCTTGGCTCTGCAATAGTTCAGGGTGAGCCTCTTTGGGATGATCAAAAACAATTGGTTGGATGGGTTGGAACGGTACAGGTTACTGACACTGCCACTCCATTACAATCTAGACTGGATTATAGTCAGCAATTTTTACAGGCCGTTCTGGATAATCTGTCTGATGGCATCGTTGCCTGTGATGCTCAAGGAGTATTGACACTCTTCAACCAAGCAACCCAAGCGCTACATGGACTCCCCCTTTGTACAATCCCCGCTGAGCAGTGGGCAGACTACTACGATCTGTATGAAGCAGATGGTAAATCTCCCCTGGCTCAGCATGATATTCCCCTTTTCAGGGCGCTGAAAGGAGAATCCGTCCTAGATGCCGAGATAATGATTAAGCCGAAACAAGGCATTCCCCGGACGATTCTGGCCAATGGTGATCCAATTTACGCCAAAGATGGTCAAAAACTCGGCGCTGTCGTGGCTATGCAGGATATCACCCAACGTAAACGCGCTGAGTTGGAGTTGCGTAAAAGCGAAGACCGGTGGCAGCTTGCCATCCAAGGTACAGGAGATGGTCTATTTGATTGGGATGTTGTCACTAACGAAGCCTTTATGTCGCCTCAGTTGAAGCAGACGCTGGGTTATGAAGATCATGAGGTAGAAAATAGCTTTGAGGGCTGGCGACAGTTGGTTCACCCCCATGACCTTGAAGACGTTGCTGCTGCCCTTGAAGCCCACCTACAGAACAATGGCTCTCTCTACCGAGCTGAGTATCGGATGCGATGTAGAGATGGTAACATCAAGTGGATTTTGGCCCGGGGCCAGACTCAATGGAATGATGATGGGAAGCCCATACGAATGATTGGGTCCCATCAAGATATTACGCGACAAAAGCAAGCGGAGCAGCAACTGGCTCAGCTTAACCAAGATTTAGAGTCACGGGTCAAGGCCCGAACTGCTCAGCTAGCAGCAGCTAATCGTCAAAAAGAACTGTTACTGACTCAAGAGCAAGCTGCTCGTCAGCAAGCTGAAGATACCAAAGCTGCCATTGAGCTCTACGAACAAATCATTCACAATATCCAACTTGGTTTTTTGGTTTGGAAGGCCCCCGATTTGATGACAATTGAAGCATTAGAACTGGTGGCAGCTAACCCAGCTGCAGAAAATCTGTTGGAAACAGAGCTACAGAGTAAAATTGGCCATCGGATGGAAGTAGTTTTTCCTGATTTCGTTGAGCATAATCCCAATGTTCTTGTATCTCTGTTAGAAGTAATTGAGGCTCAGCAATCCCAAACTTTCGACCATGTGACCTTGACACAACCTAGTGGCGAAATCAGAATTTTTTCGCTAAAAGCTTTTCCTCTCCCGGATCACTGTATTGGAGTAGCTTTTGAAAATATTACGGAAAGAAAGCGAACTGAAGCTGCTCTAAGCCAGAGTGAACAGCGATATCGTACTGTGATAGACAGTGTCGAAGAAGTGATCTTTCAAACAGATACCCATGGCTGTTGGACGTTTCTTAACTCAGCTTGGACAGAGATCACGGAATATGAGATCAGCGAAAGCTTAGGAAAGTCCCTTAAAAAGCTAATCCCTGCTCCAACGGATCAGCTAAAGTGGCAAGCCCTATTCGATGATTTAGTCCATGAAGCAGAAGGCCTTATCAACTTTAAAATTGAAATTTTGACCAAAGCCCAGGAACGACGATGGTTAGAAATTAGGGCAGTCCCTTTTCTTGATATGGATGGTTGTATTATTGGTACCAAAGGTACCATTCACGATATTACAGAACTGGAGAAATCAGCGGCGAATCTCAAAGTCCAAGCGAATCAGTTGATCCAATTAAATGCTGACTTGACGGCAACTACTGAGCAACTGGAAAAACGCAACCAAGAATTAGACCAGTTTGCCTACGTGACTTCCCATGATCTGAAAGCCCCCCTGAGAGCGATCGCTAATCTTTCTGAGTGGATCGAAGAAGATCTTGAAGATCATTTCACTGATGAAGCCCGTAACCAAATGACTTTATTGCGCAGTCGTGTGATGCGGATGGAAAATTTGATCAACGGACTATTATCTTATTCTAGAGCAGGTCGTTTACATCAACCCAGTCAAAAGGTTGACGTGAAACAGTTAGTAAACGAAATCATCAATTCTCTCAATATACCTAACAGTATGGAAGTGCAGATTGATCCAGAATTGCCATGCTTGATGACTCAGGAATTACCGTTGCTACAAGTCTTTTCTAACTTAATCAGCAATGCAGTTAAACATCATAATCAAGATCGTGGCAAGATCAAAATTATGTTTCAAGATCAAGGAAACCATTATCAATTTTCAGTAAAAGATGATGGTCCGGGGATTGATCCTCAATATCATCAGAAAGTGTTCAATATTTTCCAAACGCTAAAAGCACGGGATAGCTTTGAAAGCACTGGTATTGGCCTGGCTATCGTCAAAAAAATCGTTGAATCACAAGGGGGAACGATTACGTTGGTGTCGCAGCTAGGGGCTGGATCGACCTTTCACTTCACATGGCTAAAGTGA
- a CDS encoding response regulator: MNDKTLNILLVEDDEVDVMNVQRAFKKARITNPLYVAGNGLEALSMLRGQDGESAQVPKSRRLIMLDLNMPKMNGLEFLEAIRNDPELKSTPVIVLTTSDEDRDRIEAYNHNVAGYILKPVTFSKFADVMATLNKYWTLCEML; the protein is encoded by the coding sequence ATGAATGATAAAACGCTCAATATTTTATTGGTAGAAGACGATGAAGTAGATGTGATGAACGTCCAGCGAGCTTTCAAAAAGGCGAGAATTACAAATCCCTTGTATGTTGCTGGTAATGGCTTGGAAGCACTGTCCATGCTTCGGGGACAAGATGGAGAATCCGCCCAAGTACCCAAATCTCGACGTTTAATCATGCTTGATCTCAACATGCCCAAAATGAATGGGTTGGAATTTTTAGAAGCGATACGCAACGATCCAGAACTTAAATCGACGCCTGTGATAGTGTTGACCACCTCAGACGAGGATCGCGATCGCATCGAAGCTTACAACCATAATGTGGCCGGTTATATTCTCAAACCCGTTACTTTCTCCAAATTTGCGGATGTGATGGCCAC